A window from Rhodothermus bifroesti encodes these proteins:
- the ilvC gene encoding ketol-acid reductoisomerase: MNVIYDADLSLIRSKKVAVIGFGSQGHAHALNLHDSGVNVVVGLRPGSTSAAQAQAQGLTVRSIAEAAAWADVIMVLIPDQHQKRIYESDIAPHLKQGKALAFAHGFNIHYGQIQPPAEVDVFMVAPKSPGHLVRRTFQEGNGVPCLVAVAQDATGQARQLALSYAAAIGGTRAGVIETTFKDETETDLFGEQAVLCGGSAELIKAGFETLVEAGYPPELAYFECLHELKLIVDLYYEGGISYMYYSVSDTAEYGGYTRGPRVIGPQVKEEMKRILAEIQSGKFAQEWINEYASGEQHLRAERAKTRQHPIEVIGRKLRQMMSWLKAKEVPASTTA; the protein is encoded by the coding sequence ATGAACGTCATCTACGACGCTGATCTGTCGCTCATTCGCAGCAAAAAGGTCGCTGTTATTGGCTTTGGCAGTCAAGGACATGCCCATGCCCTGAACTTGCACGACAGTGGGGTAAACGTCGTTGTGGGGCTGCGCCCAGGTTCAACGTCGGCAGCGCAGGCACAAGCCCAGGGACTCACCGTGCGCTCTATCGCCGAAGCTGCAGCCTGGGCCGATGTGATCATGGTCCTGATCCCAGATCAGCACCAAAAGCGGATCTACGAAAGCGATATCGCCCCTCATCTTAAGCAGGGCAAAGCGCTGGCTTTTGCGCATGGGTTTAACATCCACTACGGTCAGATCCAGCCGCCGGCTGAAGTGGACGTCTTTATGGTGGCGCCTAAATCCCCCGGACATCTGGTGCGCCGCACTTTCCAGGAGGGCAATGGTGTGCCTTGTCTGGTGGCTGTAGCCCAAGATGCAACCGGACAAGCCCGCCAGCTGGCGCTCAGCTATGCTGCAGCTATTGGCGGCACGCGCGCTGGGGTGATCGAGACCACGTTCAAAGACGAGACGGAAACCGACCTGTTTGGCGAGCAGGCTGTGCTCTGCGGAGGCTCTGCTGAGCTTATTAAGGCAGGTTTTGAGACCCTCGTCGAAGCTGGCTATCCGCCTGAGCTGGCCTACTTTGAGTGCCTACACGAGCTTAAGCTGATCGTTGACCTCTACTACGAAGGCGGGATTTCCTACATGTACTACTCCGTCAGCGATACGGCCGAGTACGGCGGCTATACGCGCGGTCCGCGCGTTATCGGACCTCAGGTTAAGGAGGAGATGAAGCGCATTTTGGCCGAAATCCAGTCGGGTAAGTTTGCCCAGGAGTGGATCAATGAGTACGCGTCGGGGGAGCAGCATCTGCGAGCCGAGCGGGCCAAAACGCGCCAGCATCCCATTGAAGTGATCGGCCGAAAACTACGCCAGATGATGAGCTGGCTCAAAGCCAAAGAAGTTCCAGCATCTACAACGGCCTAA
- the ilvN gene encoding acetolactate synthase small subunit has translation MATEAPTLTPQQIVRKRKTGEPLLPGEPEQAHRHTIAVLVENTIGALIRVVNLFSARGFNLESVTVGETDDPTVSRMTIVTTGNDRIVGQVLRQLERLIDTLHVEDLTGSSFVERELCLLKVRYTAENRAAIMDTVEIFRGKVVDITPDTMTFELTGPTSKIEAFIQLMKPHGILEVARSGRVAMRRASGSWLTHEDPSLNLPAAR, from the coding sequence ATGGCTACAGAAGCTCCCACACTAACCCCGCAGCAAATCGTTCGCAAACGCAAAACAGGCGAGCCTTTGTTGCCTGGGGAACCTGAACAGGCGCACCGTCACACGATTGCCGTTTTGGTGGAAAACACCATTGGTGCCCTCATCCGGGTGGTCAACCTATTTTCTGCCCGCGGCTTCAACCTGGAAAGCGTTACGGTCGGCGAGACGGACGATCCGACTGTCTCGCGCATGACGATTGTGACCACAGGCAATGACCGCATCGTCGGCCAAGTGCTTCGGCAGCTGGAGCGGCTGATCGATACGCTCCATGTCGAAGACCTGACGGGCAGCTCCTTCGTTGAGCGCGAGCTTTGCCTGCTTAAGGTGCGCTATACCGCCGAAAACCGGGCCGCCATTATGGATACGGTCGAAATCTTTCGGGGCAAAGTGGTCGACATCACGCCAGATACGATGACCTTTGAACTCACCGGGCCCACTTCGAAAATTGAGGCTTTCATCCAGCTGATGAAGCCCCACGGCATTCTTGAGGTGGCCCGAAGCGGCCGTGTAGCGATGCGTCGCGCTTCTGGAAGTTGGCTTACGCACGAAGATCCTTCGCTAAACCTTCCTGCAGCACGCTAA